The DNA sequence TAAGTTTGGGAGGAGGAAATATGCCTACAATTAATCAATTAGTAAGATTTGGTAGAAGCACATCTGAAAAGAAAAAGAAATCACCTGCGTTAAAAGGGAATCCACAAAAAAGGGGTGTTTGTGTAAGAGTATATACAACTACACCTAAAAAACCTAACTCAGCGTTAAGAAAAGTTGCAAGGGTTAAATTAGTTAATGGTATTGAAGTTACTGCATACATTCCAGGAATTGGACATAACCTACAAGAACACTCTATCGTATTAATAAGAGGAGGAAGAACTAAGGATTTACCAGGGGTTAGATATAAGATAATAAGAGGAGCACTTGATACTGCTGGAGTTGTTAATAGAAAACAAGCAAGATCAAGATATGGAACTAAAAGACCTAAATAAATATAAATCATGAAGATGAAGGAGGCAAATCGTGTCAAGAAGAAAACAAGCTAAGAAAAGAGATGTTTTACCTGATTCAAAATTTAATGATATCATCGTAACTAAGTTCATTAATGGATTAATGGTTGATGGTAAGAAATCAGTTGCAGAAAACATTTTTTATTCAGCAATAGAAGAAATTGAAAAAGAAACAAACGAATCAGGATATGAAATATTCAAAAGAGCTATGGAAAATGTAAAACCACAAGTAGAAGTTAGATCAAGAAGAATCGGAGGAGCTACTTATCAAGTTCCAGTAGAGGTTAGAAAAGAAAGACAACAAACTTTAGCTATTAGATGGTTAGTAAAATATACTAGAGATAGAAAAGAATATGGAATGATACTTAAACTTAAAAAAGAATTAATTGCTGCTGCAAATAATGAAGGTGGATCAATCAAGAAAAAAGATGACACTTACAAAATGGCAGAAGCTAATAGGGCATTTGCTCATTACAAATGGTAATATAGGAGGAAATAATGGCGAGAAAGGTTGCTTTAAAAGATACTAGAAATATAGGTATCATGGCACATATAGATGCTGGTAAAACAACTACAACAGAAAGAATCTTATTCTATACAGGAGTTAACCATAAGTTAGGAGAAGTTCATGATGGAGCTGCTACTATGGACTGGATGGAACAAGAGCAAGAAAGAGGAATTACAATTACATCAGCAGCAACTACATGTTTCTGGAAAGGGCATAGAGTTAACATTATAGATACTCCTGGGCACGTTGATTTTACTGTTGAAGTTGAAAGATCTTTAAGAGTACTAGATGGAGCAGTTGCAGTATTCTCAGCAGTTGATGGTGTACAACCTCAATCAGAAACAGTTTGGAGACAAGCTGATAAATATAAAGTACCAAGACTTGCATTCTTTAATAAAATGGATAGAATTGGTGCAAACTTTGATATGTGTGTAAACGATATCAAACAAAAATTAGGTGGAAATGGTGTACCTATACAATTACCTATAGGAGCAGAAGATGCTTTTGAGGGAGTAATTGATTTAATAGAAATGAAAGAATACATCTTTACTGATAAACAAGGTGAGGATTATAAAGTTGTTGAAGTTAGAGATTCATTAAAAGATGATGCAGAACTTGCAAGAAATCATTTAATTGAGTCAATAGTTGAAACAGATGATGAATTAATGGAAAAATATTTTGCTGGAGAAGATATTTCAGTTGAAGAAATAAAAAGAGCATTAAGAATAGCTACAATAGCAGGAACTGTTGTTCCAGTATGTTGTGGAACTGCATTTAAAAATAAAGGTATCCAACCCCTATTAGATGCTATAGTAGCATATATGCCATCACCAGTTGATATAGAAGCTGTTAAAGGTATAGATCCTAAAACAGAAGCTGAAATTTCAAGAAAACCTGCTGATGAAGAAAAATTCTCAGCATTAGCATTTAAAATAGTTACAGATCCATTCGTAGGAAGATTATCTTTCTTTAGAGTTTATTCAGGAGTATTAGAAAAAGGTTCTTATGTATTAAACTCAACTAAAGGTAAAAAAGAAAGAATGGGAAGATTACTTCAAATGCACGCTAATAAGAGAGAAGAAATCGATATAGTTTATGCAGGAGATATAGCTGCAGCAGTTGGATTAAAAGATACAACT is a window from the Streptobacillus ratti genome containing:
- the rpsG gene encoding 30S ribosomal protein S7 translates to MSRRKQAKKRDVLPDSKFNDIIVTKFINGLMVDGKKSVAENIFYSAIEEIEKETNESGYEIFKRAMENVKPQVEVRSRRIGGATYQVPVEVRKERQQTLAIRWLVKYTRDRKEYGMILKLKKELIAAANNEGGSIKKKDDTYKMAEANRAFAHYKW
- the rpsL gene encoding 30S ribosomal protein S12 produces the protein MPTINQLVRFGRSTSEKKKKSPALKGNPQKRGVCVRVYTTTPKKPNSALRKVARVKLVNGIEVTAYIPGIGHNLQEHSIVLIRGGRTKDLPGVRYKIIRGALDTAGVVNRKQARSRYGTKRPK
- the fusA gene encoding elongation factor G → MARKVALKDTRNIGIMAHIDAGKTTTTERILFYTGVNHKLGEVHDGAATMDWMEQEQERGITITSAATTCFWKGHRVNIIDTPGHVDFTVEVERSLRVLDGAVAVFSAVDGVQPQSETVWRQADKYKVPRLAFFNKMDRIGANFDMCVNDIKQKLGGNGVPIQLPIGAEDAFEGVIDLIEMKEYIFTDKQGEDYKVVEVRDSLKDDAELARNHLIESIVETDDELMEKYFAGEDISVEEIKRALRIATIAGTVVPVCCGTAFKNKGIQPLLDAIVAYMPSPVDIEAVKGIDPKTEAEISRKPADEEKFSALAFKIVTDPFVGRLSFFRVYSGVLEKGSYVLNSTKGKKERMGRLLQMHANKREEIDIVYAGDIAAAVGLKDTTTGDTLCAEDAPIILEKMEFPEPVISVAVEPKTKADQEKMGTALSKLAEEDPTFQVKSDQETGQTIIAGMGELHLEIIVDRMKREFKVEANVGKPQVAYRETILGSSDVEEKYAKQSGGRGQYGHVKIRIEANDGKGYEFVNEITGGAIPREYIPAVDKGIKEALDSGVLAGYPVQDVKVTLYDGSYHEVDSSEMAFKIAGSMAMKKALRAANPILLEPIFKLEITTPEEYMGDVIGDLNSRRGTVSGMNDRNNAKIISGGVPLSEMFGYATDLRSKTQGRATYSMEFEKYQQVPKTLAEKVIAERTGK